gacccatataaattattacagactgatTATGAATTACAATTTCAAATTACAGATCTTCGCAAtcttcttgtttcctcaagtgtccttgggatatttatttgagcctacacaagcacttgacaatcatcaaatatcagtatttgtcattatcaaaactatgtgcgacctataaggtcaacaaatatgaatgctaaatggataaagaaaattcaaatttatattaattggttcAACAATGTTTGAGACGATTTAccaaaattttctaattttatcaagttgttatgttattaaatatgatatttaatTACATCTAAAAAGTAAACCATAATTCAACCAACCATTTGATTCGAACTGattttttatactatattttatttattaaagatatatttaatcatttaattttcatgaaatgtttatagcaatattttgtattttttgaattattagaattatttatttatttctattattttttaaaataataatttaattatgttatcaTGCTTATGCCAATCGATTGACCCAAATTAATCATTGGGCATTCGATTCACTTATACATTTAATTTTCTAAACATAGCATAATTAATTGATCAGTGTTTTTAACTTAATTTATTGAATTAATGTTATTTTCGTAAGTTATCTTATCAAAATTGATTGaaagtataaaattattattttattaaggataaaatttatttttttcactatAGTTAacagttgactaatacttaaccATCAGAAGGTTTATTTTGTTAGTGAAATTAAATTTCACAGGGATTTTGtggtattttttaaaaacttaagAGTAAAATGTTATATTTTAAAAAGTGAAATAGTATTGCTAGATTTTACTCTATATTTAAAATAAGTGATTAATAAGAATCTTAGCATAGTATAATACTATTAACTTATTTTGGATAAAAATTTTAACTGACtatgtttaattatatttaataaagaTAAAGttgtaattaaattattaattaaaatataagaatcaaaataaattttgtaaAATTGTGTAGTAAGCTATGATTtcgttattgttattattattattgtttattttaagATCACGCACGACGCCCGCTCTGCCCAGCCACGTGCCATTCCTCACGCACTATCGCCCTGGAGTCCGCCGCCTTTCCGCGTCTCCGGCATCTCTCATCTACAAATTCATTCTCTGTAGCTCTCTCCATATATATACCTCTCGCCTTCTAACCCTCGCCTTTCTGTTCTCTTTGTCCCTCTCCCTCGTCTCTGAAGCCATGGCGCGAGTTCTCTCACAAAGCTTCATCCGCCTCTCCTCATCATCATTCTCTGCCGCCGCCGCCTCCTCATCCTGCGTCGTCCCCCGGCGGAACCGGTCGCACCAGTCGGGCAAGGCCCAGCTGATCGAGGTGGACATGGAGTCGGAAGGCGGAGACGTCGAGGTTCTGAGCATCAGGAAGCTGGAGGACGTGATCCATCGAATCATCGCGCAACGCTCGGCGCCTTCCTGGCTGCCCTTCATTCCGGGATCCTCCTACTGGGTCCCCCCTAAACGCCCAAACCTCGTCGAGGTTATCGGCAAGGTCGCCAATACCCTCAACCCCGAGGAATCTCTCTCCTTCACCACCCCACGAGGCTGGCCCTGCTCCGCTTTTTTCATCGAAGGTattagattctctctctctctctctctctctctctctctctctctctctctctcttcgcaATTAAATCTGTGTTTTTTTTTCGCTGTTTTATCCGGAAATGCgggaaaaaaggaaaatttgggTGTGTTTCTATGGTTGGTAGGAAATTCTTTTCAAGTTTGTGCTTGTGGGTCGTTGGGGCAGGGGCTTTAGGGTAAAACGCAGAAAAGAGAGGAATTTGGGGCTTCCAATTGTGGTTTGTTTGGTGGGGAAGTGGAAGAATTTTTGGGGTTTAACTTAGATTTCTTAATGGGAAACTTTAGGAGTATACACGACCGTATGGTTTTTATTTATGCGTTGATAGATGGAAAAAGTGCAAGGAATTAATTTTTTGCTTGGCTGTTGGCTGCCTGAAGCATATGGAGGAAAATAGAAGAAATCAGAGCATATTATGTATGTTTCATTTGGTTTTAGATGGAAAAAGTGCAAGGAATTAAATGAGAGAAATTTTCTTTGCTTGGCAGTTGGCGGCCTGAAGAATGTGGAGGAAAATAGAAGAAATGTGAGCATATGATACATGTTTCGTTTGGTTTATGGGAAAGGCAGCACAAAAGCAAATTTTGGGGTTTTTATTTTGCAGTTTGTTTGCTTCTTGAAAATGATGCGAAGTGAAGAAACTAAGATGCTTAGTTAAGCATTCTTTGGTCAAAAAAGAGAATAATCAACATTTGTAGAAGAGATTAAACTTGgtggtcaagaaattaataacaatagtagatttcgataccttagatctattatacaaattgaaggagaaattgaagaaaatgtaatacataaagttaaaacaagttaggtaaaatgaagaagtgctttGGGTTTACTATTGTGATCGGAGAATGCTTCAAAAGTAAAATTCTATAAGATAGCTGTAAGACCAATTATGCTACATGGATAAGAATAtttggcaactaagaaacaacatattcagAAAGTacaagttgctgagatgagaatgctaaggtggatgtgaggtataacgttaaaagataaattgacgaatgaacatatttgcagtAAGTTAGGCGTATCCCTATAGAAGACAAGTGagaagtttagataatttgggcaTGAGCAATGCAAGCCAAATAGTGCGCCtatgaggagtgagttagttattgtgaggGCTAGTAGAAGAGGTAGGTATAGATCTAAAATAATAAGAATGAGATAACGAGTAAGGATTTAATGGCCCTAAATCTAGCAAAAATTGCTCATAATCGTGTAAATTGGcaaaaaaagattcatgtagctgacctcACATAGTGGGACATAAAGTGTCGTTTGTTGTTGTTGTCTTATTTATTATTctgtttatttatctatttatttacaCTGTTTGATTGTAGAGATACAATCAAAgaaattaataatttatattttcaaagtATTTTTGAACGAGAAAATTAGTACATCAACCAATTGAGATTGATggtactttttttttattttaaaaactgtaGTTTAATTCTACTATTCCCTCATTTGATATGTGCTTTGTTGTAGTTTAAAATCCATGATTGCatcaaatatttatttgatattttcttCTCTTCTCGTCACTTTTCCTCAGCAGCCATTAAAGATCCAGTGGCCCTCCAATTCCCTAATAAGAAAAATACAAGAGAGAGAGTACAAAGAAGTGGCATAAGATATCTTCTTAGCCAAAGAAAACAAAAGCTAATAAAGTGTAGCCTTCATTCAAAAGTAAAAAGCCCTGGAAGCTGAGAAGTGAAGAGTAACAAACCTTCTCCACAAAAGATATGCAGTCAATGCATGATCATAAATCTGTGTCCCCCTTCAAATAAATTCACCAAAAAGAAGCACAGAATCCCAACAGCTTACCCTTAGTATTTCCAAAAACCCCACAAACCTGAAGGAAAAATCCCTCCAAAAAATCTGTGCCGTCCCATTGTATACCAAGCATATCAAATAAGTAATTCTAGATGCACCAAGTAACAAACAATTACATATGAAAACTACACTCACTACTATGTTGACTAAGAAAAGACACATTTGTGGATAATTTCTAGTGAGACCTCCTTTGCAACAAATCATCATTGTTAATTATATTTAGAGCAGGTgtccaaataaaagccttaactTTGGAAGGAACCTTAGCTttccaaataataatatttaGAGGAAAAGGATTATAATTAGGATTAGCTTTGGTTGTGTAATCTATGTggcattattttttttaatttagtacTTTGTTTGGGTTATTTTGTTGATAGACTGAAATCTTCTATATCTTCATATAAAGCAATTGGTTTTTTCTCTATGCCAATTCCTTGTTACCTAGCTTTTAGTTGTATTAGCttattgatatatttttttactCAATTCATTGTTTATAAAgcctatttttctatattttttgattttggcTATGCTATTGGTTACTAGTTAGAGTACCATGGTCCAtgttactaaa
This region of Malania oleifera isolate guangnan ecotype guangnan chromosome 10, ASM2987363v1, whole genome shotgun sequence genomic DNA includes:
- the LOC131165482 gene encoding uncharacterized protein LOC131165482 produces the protein MARVLSQSFIRLSSSSFSAAAASSSCVVPRRNRSHQSGKAQLIEVDMESEGGDVEVLSIRKLEDVIHRIIAQRSAPSWLPFIPGSSYWVPPKRPNLVEVIGKVANTLNPEESLSFTTPRGWPCSAFFIEDFAPPVPMMEVEVKVQSDSESISQSKDQEG